The region GGGGTAGGGTTTAATCCAGATAAAGCTATTGCAAAAGGAGAGGTTAAGATTGATCAGGCTGAGTATAATGGCTATAACTATAGTAATCTAAAGGTAGGTGCAGCACTTGATCAAGGTAGTTATAAAGTAAATTCGATTAATGAGGATCCCAATCTGAGTTTTGCTATTGCTGCTAGTGGATTGTGGACTGACTATAGGATTAGTTTAGATTTATTGGCAGACTTTAATTATATAGATTTATTCAAATTAAAATTAGTTGATACACCTTCTGTGTTTAAAGGAAAGATAACTACTAAACTAAATAATATCATACCTGATGATTTAGATGGAAGTGTGATCCTTAATGATTTGTTTTATAGTGTAAATGATAAAGTATTTAATTTAAAACCAATAGAACTTAATGCCATTACCAATGGTAATGATAAGTCACTTAGTCTTACTTCTGAGCTAGCTGATTTTAATATGCAGGGACAATATAAGTTAACGCTATTAGCTGATTTGTTAGCAACTACATTTAGTACTTATTTTAATACTGATAAGGAACTAAAAGACAAACTAAACGATCGTAAATTAGGGATATTAAATCATTATTTTACATATAGTTTGCAGATCAAAGACAATCCACTGATTCATTCTTTAGTCCCTGAATTAAAGGAGCTAAAGCCTATCGATTTTAAAGGAAGATATGAATCTAGTACTGACTTTATTAGTTTTAATGGAGTAATTCCTACTATTCATTATGGAGATAATGAGATAAGTAATATCTCATTAGATGTAAAACCTGTAGATGGAGCATTAACTTACGCATTAGGAGTAGAGAAAATAGCAAATGCAAGTGTAGCCTTACGTAGAATGGTATTAGAAGGTGATATAAAGAATAATACGATTAATTATAATTTAAATTTAAAAGATAAAATAGGAGCACCTGTCTATTTGATTGCGGGGGATGTTACAGCACGTAATGGGGATTTAATCACGCGTTTGCATCCTGATGGGTTTATGTTAGACTATCAAAAATGGACAGTTGACACAGAGAATAAGTTTGTAGTAAAGCCTGAAGGATTTTATGTTAGTGACTTTAGGTTATCTTATGGCAAAAGTATTTTAGAAATCGTTTCTAAGGATGAGGTGGCTAATAGTCCATTAAAATTATCATTTAATGATTTCAGTATTGAGACACTTACTAAAATTATTAAAAAAGATGTCTTGTTAGCAAGTGGTTTTATTAATGGGGAAGTATATTTAAAGGATTTAGCTACAGATTTTAGATTTATATCAGATATAGATATTACTAAACTGCACGTAATGGAGATAGGTTTAGGTGACTTACATGTAGGAGTTAAAAATGAAAGCGCAAGTAAGTTTATAACAGATATAGTTCTTCAAGGAGGAGAAAATAAAATATCCATAGGTGGTTGGGTTGATGCAGATGCACAAGATGTGGATATGAAAGTGAACTTAGACAAGTTCCAAATGGGGGCTCTAGAATATTTTGCTAAAGAGTATATTTCAGAAACTGAAGGATATTTCTCAGGAAATATAAAAATAGGAGGGAAGTTTAGTGATCCTAAGATTTTAGGAGCAATGGATTTTAATAATGTAGGATTACATGTTAATCAATTGAATGCTGATTTTAAAAAAATTAATGAGAGAATATCTTTTACTAATAGGGGAATAGAGTTAGATAAGTTTAGTGTAACAGATATAGATGGTAACCTATTGGTTGTCGATGGACAAGTATTAACTAAAACCTATAAAGATTTTGCATTTAATCTTAGTGTGAAGGCGATAGATTTCAAAGCAGTTAACTCTACCTCTAAGGATAATGATATGTACTATGGGAAGTTAGTCTTTGACAGTGATATTAAGATTAAAGGAGATTTAAACAAACCAATAGTTACAGGTGGGATAGAAATAGGAAAGAAAACAGACTTCTCTTTTGTATTACCACAAGAAGATCCAAGTATAGCGGATCGAGAAGGTATTGTTGAATTCGTTGATGAACATAGTTTACAGTTAGCCGAAATAAAGAAGTATGAAGAAGACTTTAATACTTCTGCCTTAAAAGGGTTGGATGTTTCAGTGTCAATTAAAGTTGATAAAGAGGCTACTTTTACTATGATTATGGATAAATCTAGTGGAGATAAAATTATATTAAAAGGAGAAGCTGATTTAGTAGGAGGTATTGATCCTTCTGGGAAAGTGACTCTATCAGGGAGGTATGAATTCTCACAAGGTTCTTATGATTTATCATTTAATATGATGAAGAGAAAGTTTGAGATAGAGAAGGGAAGTTATATTGTTTGGGCAGGAGATCCTACAGATGCTAATTTAAATTTGACAGCTATTTACGAAGTAAAGACTGCACCAATAGATTTGTTAGGCAATCAATTAAGTGGACTTTCTCCTACTCAACAAAATATGTATAAGCAGAAAATTCCATTTCAAACTTTGTTAAAAATGAAAGGAGAGTTGCTTACACCAGAAATATCATTTGATGTACAGTTGAAAGAAGGTATTACAAGTGTAGCTGGAGATGTTTTAACTAATACTAAAACAAAATTAGAACAACTTAGACAGAATGAATCAGAGATGAATAAACAAGTGTTCGCTTTGTTATTATTGAATAGGTTTATTGGTGAAAATCCTTTTGAGAGTAGTGCAGGAGGTACATCTGCGGGTTCTATGGCTAG is a window of Myroides oncorhynchi DNA encoding:
- a CDS encoding translocation/assembly module TamB domain-containing protein; protein product: MKKITIKIGKILGWFLLSLFLILLILIVAIQIPYIQNKVKDVAITYVQDKIGTPVSLDRIEIAFPKKIVVKNLYVESQQQDTLLYTNYLGVDISLFALLKSSVDVNSIQLDGLKTDIKRDSLGRFNFDYIIEAFASEEEEDKEDSGSMAIDVGEISLSNIEVKYNDDYDGHHVSFGLKRFITRFKQFDLDQLKFAIPKISIVGIDLNYKKELPSQVSIEAQQLVESEKEDINASIMPIVDLGTIEWTDGNIIFEDSESKLYAKLALGSFKTTFEQIDLKNQQIDLKEISLDNTTAVVHLLSSTIKKVQPVEENTTPVVEESTPWKLGIKQFSLNSIDVKFDNDNFKALTFGLDPNHIEFTDINFDLKDFQFSPSTITGNLEGFSFKEKSGLQLDKFKTYFLYGDQTAFIKDFVLETPNSKFAASVLLNYKDVNKLADDLENTSLDVRIQKSHLGLKDIYLAMPTIFEQAGLIALSQKDLKIDVKIKGLIGDLTIDQFLVKGLHSTEINVSGNIKEATKPKSAIVNLNLTKFQTSAKDIFSIAPKGIVPTNIEIPAHLFLSGNISGSMNTIQTQLSLKTTSGNANIKAFLDQRFKGKEKYSLDASLTELKLGQILKNDSIGTLTMSANVSGVGFNPDKAIAKGEVKIDQAEYNGYNYSNLKVGAALDQGSYKVNSINEDPNLSFAIAASGLWTDYRISLDLLADFNYIDLFKLKLVDTPSVFKGKITTKLNNIIPDDLDGSVILNDLFYSVNDKVFNLKPIELNAITNGNDKSLSLTSELADFNMQGQYKLTLLADLLATTFSTYFNTDKELKDKLNDRKLGILNHYFTYSLQIKDNPLIHSLVPELKELKPIDFKGRYESSTDFISFNGVIPTIHYGDNEISNISLDVKPVDGALTYALGVEKIANASVALRRMVLEGDIKNNTINYNLNLKDKIGAPVYLIAGDVTARNGDLITRLHPDGFMLDYQKWTVDTENKFVVKPEGFYVSDFRLSYGKSILEIVSKDEVANSPLKLSFNDFSIETLTKIIKKDVLLASGFINGEVYLKDLATDFRFISDIDITKLHVMEIGLGDLHVGVKNESASKFITDIVLQGGENKISIGGWVDADAQDVDMKVNLDKFQMGALEYFAKEYISETEGYFSGNIKIGGKFSDPKILGAMDFNNVGLHVNQLNADFKKINERISFTNRGIELDKFSVTDIDGNLLVVDGQVLTKTYKDFAFNLSVKAIDFKAVNSTSKDNDMYYGKLVFDSDIKIKGDLNKPIVTGGIEIGKKTDFSFVLPQEDPSIADREGIVEFVDEHSLQLAEIKKYEEDFNTSALKGLDVSVSIKVDKEATFTMIMDKSSGDKIILKGEADLVGGIDPSGKVTLSGRYEFSQGSYDLSFNMMKRKFEIEKGSYIVWAGDPTDANLNLTAIYEVKTAPIDLLGNQLSGLSPTQQNMYKQKIPFQTLLKMKGELLTPEISFDVQLKEGITSVAGDVLTNTKTKLEQLRQNESEMNKQVFALLLLNRFIGENPFESSAGGTSAGSMARQSVSKLLSDQLNNLASNLISGVELNFNLESSEDFSTGSRENRTDLNVAVSKRLFSDRLKVTVGSSFEVEGNARENEQAANIAGDIELEYALSQDGRYLLRVYRKNTYEVALQGQIVETGVGFIITMSYERFKELFERSKDKRQLKKRLRDEAKAE